The Larimichthys crocea isolate SSNF chromosome XII, L_crocea_2.0, whole genome shotgun sequence region tttacgCCACATTTACAAataattaatgtatttatgtgtgtatacaatttaatacattttttatatttttcaaaataaaactaattgtattgaatatgtttatgttatttaataaatcaaatatttatgttacatttacatataattAGTCTtaattatatgtgtgtataacattttataatttttttatatttttcaaataaaactaattatattaaatatgtgtagatatatatatgttatttaataaatcaaatatttatgttacatgtacatataattaattatatgtaaatgtaacataaatattacatttacatataattagtatatttatatgtgtgtataacattttatacattttttatatttttcaaaataaaagacttccTGTCGCCACTGACGCTGGGCGTGTCCTGGTGACGCGTTTTACGTCACGGCTCCAAACCAAAACACGTCTTAGCCGCAGTTAGCCGCCTAGCTGAGCTCCGAGCGACACAGGTACGTTCGTCTAACGTTGGTTTAACGTTGGTCTAACGTTGGTTTAACGTTGTAAATGTGTTACTGTTATATCAGCACTGTTTTGTTGTcggcagcaaaaaaaacaaacaaacaaactgcgaCATAGCAAACGAAGAGACTTCGTAAATGTTCGTGAAACATCGGAGACACGAGCTGCACGAGCTAAATGTGAGACATGTCAGTCTGTCGGTGACGCGGGAGTCTGCGGGAGGACAGCTCGTCTTCACCGGGGGGAGGTCGGCCCGGTCCGGCCCTGTTCGGCCCGGTCCGGCCCTGTTCGGCCCCTCCTCGGAGCTCCAGCTGTTTACTCTTCACCGACCAAGACTGATCAGCCTGATCCACAGCAGCTCGTGTTCACACGGTGAATAAGAAATGAGtcttaaataataaatctataGAATAATGACGTCATGATGGcgtcacacagtcacagagggtTCTGCAGACTCTGGttcaggtctgtgtgtctgaccgGTCCAggtgttgttgaggtgaacacagGTACCTGTGCGGCGTGGTCCATCACCTCCTAAAGTCTGAGCAGCAGTTTGAATCAAACGGGAACATGAATGAGATTTATCTAACGGTCCTTCTCCTCTCAGGTTCTGACCCGATCATCAGGATAGGGAAGCAAAGTGAAGAGGCGGCTGCTGCCGGCGCAGCGAGCCTGGTGGACAAAATGTCAGAGAGTCCGGAGAAGAGCGCCTCGGTGTCGGCTCAGGAGCTGAAGGAGCAGGGGAACCGGCTGTTCCTGAACCGCAAGTACCTGGAGGCCGCCGCCTGCTACAGCAAGGCCATAGTAAGGCCCGAGCGATGGGACGGGTCCGCTTCAGGTTCTTCACAGAGCCTTCACATTGTTCTCCTGTCGCCCGGCAGGCTCACAGTCCTTCAGTCCCGGCGTACTACACCAACAGAGCGCTGTGCTacgtgaagctgcagcagtacGACAAAGCTCTGGCAGACTGCCGCCACGCGCTGGAGCTGGACAGCCAATCGGTGAAGGCTCACTTCTTCATGGGTCAGTGTCACCTGGAGATGGAGAGTTATGACGAAGCCATCGGCAACCTGCAGAAAGGTACGAGGGATGTTCACACACCTCCGCCCTGCTGTCGGCGCCTCGGctcatctttgttttgtcattttccagctTACAACCTGGCGAAGGAGCAGCGGCTGAACTTCGGCGACGACATCCCGAGCGCTCTGCGGATCGCCAAGAAGAAACGCTGGAACagcctggaggagaggaggatcaACCAGGAGGGCGAGCTGCACGCCTACCTCACCAAACTCATCCAGGCGGAGAAAAAGAGGCAGGTGCAGCCGACAGAGCGAGACGTCACAGGACGCTCACCGTTTGTTTTAACGTAAAGGTCACGTGCTTCATGTTTCAGAGAACTGGAcggctgcagacacagagaagaagacaagTCCGACGACGGCAGAGTCCAACACAGCCTGAACGAGATCCACAGCAAACACGTAGGTCCACAGACTTCATGTAAGACCAGGTCGACTTCAGATCTGCATCAGGCACGAGATCAGAGAGATCCTCATgaataatgtaaacaaacactgtgacctttgacctttgtcatcatgttttctgcagGACAAGTATCTGTCGGACATGGAGGAGCTGTTCTGTCAggtggacgagaagaggaagGTTGgtgtcagacacaaacacaacgtGCTGATGTAGTAATCGTCCTTCtgatcagtgtctgtgtgtctgacagaagCGGGAGATCCCGGACTTCCTGTGTGGAAAGATCAGCTTCGAGCTGATGAGGGAGCCGTGCATCACTCCGAGCGGCGTCACCTACGACAGGAAAGACATCGAAGAGCACCTGCAGGTAAGAACTCCACCCACAGGTCCCTGAACGCACCGTGAAGTGAGCTTCATGTAGTCAGAGCTGACAAAGGTCCATGTGTTGTTCTCTCACAGCGAGTCGGCCACTTCGACCCGGTGACCCGCTCTCCTCTGACCCAGGATCAGCTGATCCCAAACCTGGCCATGAAGGAAGTCATCGACGCTTTTATTCTGGAGAACGGATGGGTGGAGGACTACTGACCCacgagaggaaggaagggaaatGATTCTGACACTTTGAGGATGAAGACGGTGGATGAGTGCGATCGATCACATGTGCTTCATGCTGCTCCGCCATTGGCTTAAATTCAGAGTTTAAGAACCAATCACAAGCTTCttaaagtcaaactttattctgacagagacaaaacaaacagatgcttTAAAGATGTGCTGTCCGTGTCACTAGAGGGCGCTGCAGCATTTCAGCAGGCAGAGGAAGTCCTCTataaaaatactctgttacaagttAAAGGAAGTAAAATTACTTTAATATCCGTCCAtccgtcctcttcctcttagaagaaacacattccagctcctcctggaggatcctgaggCGTCCCCAGGCCAGATGGACcatgtagtccctccagtgagttctgggtctgccccgggtcTCAGGAGCTCAGGAGGATCCGGATCAGAGCCATCCACATGATCTTTGTTTAAAATCCTAAAGTAAAAAGTAACTTTCAGACGAAATGTGACCAAACCCAGCTGCacgtttcaaatgttttattgttggaAAT contains the following coding sequences:
- the LOC104923351 gene encoding E3 ubiquitin-protein ligase CHIP-like isoform X1, with the protein product MFVKHRRHELHELNVRHVSLSVTRESAGGQLVFTGGRSARSGPVRPGPALFGPSSELQLFTLHRPRLISLIHSSSCSHGSDPIIRIGKQSEEAAAAGAASLVDKMSESPEKSASVSAQELKEQGNRLFLNRKYLEAAACYSKAIAHSPSVPAYYTNRALCYVKLQQYDKALADCRHALELDSQSVKAHFFMGQCHLEMESYDEAIGNLQKAYNLAKEQRLNFGDDIPSALRIAKKKRWNSLEERRINQEGELHAYLTKLIQAEKKRSRASCFRELDGCRHREEDKSDDGRVQHSLNEIHSKHDKYLSDMEELFCQVDEKRKKREIPDFLCGKISFELMREPCITPSGVTYDRKDIEEHLQRVGHFDPVTRSPLTQDQLIPNLAMKEVIDAFILENGWVEDY
- the LOC104923351 gene encoding E3 ubiquitin-protein ligase CHIP-like isoform X2, producing MFVKHRRHELHELNVRHVSLSVTRESAGGQLVFTGGRSARSGPVRPGPALFGPSSELQLFTLHRPRLISLIHSSSCSHGSDPIIRIGKQSEEAAAAGAASLVDKMSESPEKSASVSAQELKEQGNRLFLNRKYLEAAACYSKAIAHSPSVPAYYTNRALCYVKLQQYDKALADCRHALELDSQSVKAHFFMGQCHLEMESYDEAIGNLQKAYNLAKEQRLNFGDDIPSALRIAKKKRWNSLEERRINQEGELHAYLTKLIQAEKKRELDGCRHREEDKSDDGRVQHSLNEIHSKHDKYLSDMEELFCQVDEKRKKREIPDFLCGKISFELMREPCITPSGVTYDRKDIEEHLQRVGHFDPVTRSPLTQDQLIPNLAMKEVIDAFILENGWVEDY
- the LOC104923351 gene encoding STIP1 homology and U box-containing protein 1-like isoform X3 codes for the protein MSESPEKSASVSAQELKEQGNRLFLNRKYLEAAACYSKAIAHSPSVPAYYTNRALCYVKLQQYDKALADCRHALELDSQSVKAHFFMGQCHLEMESYDEAIGNLQKAYNLAKEQRLNFGDDIPSALRIAKKKRWNSLEERRINQEGELHAYLTKLIQAEKKRSRASCFRELDGCRHREEDKSDDGRVQHSLNEIHSKHDKYLSDMEELFCQVDEKRKKREIPDFLCGKISFELMREPCITPSGVTYDRKDIEEHLQRVGHFDPVTRSPLTQDQLIPNLAMKEVIDAFILENGWVEDY